In the genome of Nonomuraea sp. NBC_00507, the window AACGCTCTGCCGGTCTCCCCATCAGTCACTTCCTCAGGGTACCGATGTCAGGAAACCCGTTCCGACTGACTACCCTTGGCGTTATGACCTCGCCCAAACCGAAGACTACTCAGACGATGAAGCCCGAGACCGCGGCCAAGAAGCTGGGTGTCCTCCTCTCGGCCACTCCCGCCGAGTTCCAGGAGGGTGTCGTCTCCAGGGACGAGCTGAACGAGTTGCAGTCGAGGCCACCCACCTGGCTCGCTGACCTGCGCCGTAACGGCCCGCACCCCAAGCAGGTCGTCGCGGCGAAGCTCGGGGTCTCCATTTCCGGCCTGGCCCGAGGCGGGATCACCGAACCGCTCACCACCGCTGAGATCGATGCGCTGAAAGCGGAGAACCCGGCGTGGCTGGAGCGCGAGCGGTCCATCCAGGCCGAGACCCGCAAAGAGGCACTCCGCCTCAAGCAACGCTAGACGCGCGACCAACTCGTTCACGTACCGGCTCATGAATACACGTGCCGGCTCATGAATTAATGTAACTGCGATCTGGTTGCATTTACTCGAGTTCTGGTTGCATTTGGTCTAGGGCAGCCAGTCCTGGAGGCAGGGAAGATGCCCGAGCTCGGACTCGATGCGCCGTAGGTCCTCGGCGGACAGTTCGAGTCCGCGCAGGTCCTCCAGCCACGGCGCGGTGGGCTCGCCGAGGGTAGTGGCCAGGTCGACCAGGTGACACAGAGCCAGGGCTCTCTTAACCACCGGGGCGTCCGCGCTGTGCCGCCGCACCGCGGATTTGAGCGCACGGAAGGCCTGCAGGTCATCGTTTTTGAACTCGCGCAGGATCCGGGCGTTGTCAAGCGCCTTGGCCAGGCCTGTCAGCTGTTTCGACCCGCCGTATTCCAGTTCGGCGGGCTCGTCTCGCTGGATGAAGATGATCGAGTTACCTGAAGGGTCGACCAGCGTGAACCGGCTCGCTCCCGGCCGGTATCGAGTGATTCGCGGACGCCCGGAACTCAGGACCTTCCCGTATGCCCGGCGCATCGCCGCGACGAACGCCGCGTGATACGGCGCCACGGCGTCGACCATGACCAGGCAGGCCCCCAGATCCTCCCGGGCCGGATCCAGGTCTTTGGGGGTTGCCACGAAATGCAGTTGGAATCCGCTCCACCGCATCGCCAGATACACATACGGCTTGGTCTGCTTGTAAATCGCCTCGAATCCGAGCGCCTCATAGAACGCGCAGGTCTCCTCCACCGACGCGCACAACATCGTCGGCACGGTGGACTCGTTCGGTCGAATTGCCGGCTCACCCGGCCGCTCCACGTTTTCGGTCACGCGGGGCATCCTTGCAAAAGTTCGGAAGACTCGCCTATGGATCGTTCCAGCGGGGCGCCGGCCCGGCCGTCCGGGTTCCGGGAATCCGCCGAGTGGCCTTGGAGCCGGCCTCCGGCTTCAAGGCCACTCGGCGTCCTCCGCGGGACGGCGATGTGCGGGTTGCCTCAGGAACGCACTGTGACCTGGTCGAATACGGCGGTGGCGAGGGTGTCCGGGCTTCCGGACGTCACGGCGAGGCCCGCGTAGTACGGGGCGTCGCCAAAGGCTGCCAGGGTGTCCTGGCCCACCGTCGTCCAGGTCTCGCCGTCGCCCGACACGGAGGCGGTGAAGACCAGGCCCGCGCGCCGCAGCCGCAACCACACCGGGCCGCCGGAGAACGACGGACCGTTCACCGCGGGTGCGCTGCCGGCCACCTTGGTGCGCCGGATCAACTGGCACACACCGCTTCCTCCCGTGGCCACCACCGTCCCGGCCATCAGGTCGAAGGGATTGAGCGACTTCGCCATCACCACCCCGATCCGGCCAGGTGCGCCGGTCGGCCGGGTCAGCCGGGCCGTGAGCTCCGCGTCCTGGGTCAGTGGCACGTAGGCGAAGTGGGCGCTCGCGCCCTGCCCGTTGACGTTGAGGTCGACGCCCGCGCCCCGCACGGTGAAGACCCCGTTGTCATGGTGGGTGACCCCAGGTGCGCGGACGAACGCCACGCCGTACGTACCGAGAAGCCGCTCGTCGTGGACGACATCGCCGAGGTCACGGTACGCCCAGGGGGCGGGTGGGGCGGCGGCCACGGACAGCGCCAGTGCCGCCGTTGCCGAGCCTTTCGCGTTCTCAGCCGCCAGCTGGACGGAGTACTCCCCGGCCGCAGCCGGGGTGCCGGAGAGGAGGCCGGTCCGGGCATCCAGGGTCAGCCCGCCGGGCAACCCTGTTGCGGTGAACCGCACGGGATCGCCTGTTGCGCGTACGACGAGGCGGAACGGCTGTGCGGCGTTGCCGTAAAGGGCCTTCGGGACGGACAGCGCGGGCGCCGCGGACGGCTGGGGCATCTGGGCGCTCACCGGACGTGAACGCGGCCCCGTTCCGGCCGTGTTGCTGCGCGCGACCACGTAGTGATACGTGCGGCCGGGCACGCCGGTGGCGTCCCTGAACCGGGTGCGGGTTCCGAAGCCGATCGGGGCGATGCCGGTGGCCAGCACCCGGTAGGGGCCGCGCTCGGTGTCCCCGCGCCACACCGTGTACCGGCCGGACAGGTCGTGGTCCCGCCACTCGAGCTCGACCGCGGAGCCGTCCGCTGCCGCCCGCACCTGGCTCACGCCGCCCCGCGGCTCCGGGACCGACCAGCCGGTGCCGCCCGCCTCCACTGTGACGTTGTCGAAGCAGGCCGTGCCGGTCTCCGCGTAGTCCTCGGACACCCCCAGGCAAGAGGAGAAGGCGAGCCCCACCAGGGCGTGCCGGCCCAGCGGCAGCTCGTCCGAACCCACTGTGGCCCACTCGTGTCCGTCCGGTGAGATCTCTCCTGTGAGGCGGTCTCCCTTGCGTGTGATCCGCACCCAGTAGGGCATCCGGAGCCGGTAGCCGTCACCCGCCGCTTCCACATAGGGGGATTCCAATGGCGTCGCCGACTCGGGCAGCGGCCCCAGCTCGGAGATCGGGAAAGCGGCATTGGTGGTGATCGCCGGGCGCTGTGACGGCGGCACGGGTAGGGAGCCGGTGCCGCGCGTGGCGCCGCCGGGCTTGGCTCGCACCGTCCACACCCCGCTCCAGGCGTGCAGGGGCAGACCCTGCAGCAGCATCGCCGCGTGCGGGGCGCCCGCTTCCAGGGAGCCGCGCACCATGACGCCCACCTGTGAGTACTGCGAACTGAGCGGGTACACGATCCGGGCCGTGACGACGCCCTCTCCCGGCAGCGGCAGCCAGGCGAAACGGAAGGAGTCGGCCTCGCCGGCGATTCCGGCGCCACCGGCCTCCATGGTGATGCGCTCACCGTCGTGCCCGGTCGAGCCCTTCGGCCGGACATCGCCGATGTCGCCGGTACGCCAGGGAGCGGGCAGTCCCGGGGCGGCCACGACGGGCAGCGACCGAGGCCCGGCGCCCTGGCCGGCCGACGCCGTGACCGTGTACGCGTACGCACGACTCGCGGCCGAGGTGCGGTCCGTGTAGGAGGTCGCGGTGAGCCCGTCCGCGAGCAGGGTGTACGTGTCGGCGTCCGGCTCCTTCCGCCACACCGCGTAGGTCTGGGCTCCGACGACCGCCGGCCACGCCACGTCGACACCCGCGCCGCCGGACGCCGCCGTCACCCCGGCCGGAGCGGTGGGCGCTCCCGTCGGCAGGCCCGAGCCGCGCTCCGTACCGGCGAAGGTGAGCGTCCCCCACGACGGGTGGTCGTCGTTGTAGCCCTCGACCACGCGCGTCCCGCCCGCACCCCGGAAGATCACCTTCTCGGTGTGGGGAGCGGACTTGCCGAGGCGTCCCGCGTAATGGGCGTAGGCCATCTCCCACAGCGGCCGGATCACTCCGCGCTGCCGGTTGGAGACGGCCGTCTTGATGTACTTGCCGGTCCGGTCGAGGTCGGGGGTGAACGGTACGGAGTCGTCGCC includes:
- a CDS encoding glyoxalase: MPRVTENVERPGEPAIRPNESTVPTMLCASVEETCAFYEALGFEAIYKQTKPYVYLAMRWSGFQLHFVATPKDLDPAREDLGACLVMVDAVAPYHAAFVAAMRRAYGKVLSSGRPRITRYRPGASRFTLVDPSGNSIIFIQRDEPAELEYGGSKQLTGLAKALDNARILREFKNDDLQAFRALKSAVRRHSADAPVVKRALALCHLVDLATTLGEPTAPWLEDLRGLELSAEDLRRIESELGHLPCLQDWLP
- a CDS encoding DUF5997 family protein: MTSPKPKTTQTMKPETAAKKLGVLLSATPAEFQEGVVSRDELNELQSRPPTWLADLRRNGPHPKQVVAAKLGVSISGLARGGITEPLTTAEIDALKAENPAWLERERSIQAETRKEALRLKQR
- a CDS encoding putative Ig domain-containing protein, giving the protein MLSLNRRSFLGAAGLAAVATSGLLSASATPAWALDPEGASHADEAFAFAHPGLLHSRADLDRMKSAVAAGREPIASGFAAMAAHARSQHTYAVQNTGQITTWGRGPTNFTNQAASDAAAAYQNALMWASTGDVRHADKARDILDAWAASLTGITGADGQLGAGLQGFKLVNAAEILRHSGYDGWPEASVQRCARSFTEVWYPAVSGYCLYANGNWDLAALRTILAIAVFCDDRVMFEDAMRFATTGAGNGSVLGRIVTAAGQGQESGRDQAHEQLAVGLLADAAQVAWQQGVDLFGYADDRILANFEYFARYNLGDDSVPFTPDLDRTGKYIKTAVSNRQRGVIRPLWEMAYAHYAGRLGKSAPHTEKVIFRGAGGTRVVEGYNDDHPSWGTLTFAGTERGSGLPTGAPTAPAGVTAASGGAGVDVAWPAVVGAQTYAVWRKEPDADTYTLLADGLTATSYTDRTSAASRAYAYTVTASAGQGAGPRSLPVVAAPGLPAPWRTGDIGDVRPKGSTGHDGERITMEAGGAGIAGEADSFRFAWLPLPGEGVVTARIVYPLSSQYSQVGVMVRGSLEAGAPHAAMLLQGLPLHAWSGVWTVRAKPGGATRGTGSLPVPPSQRPAITTNAAFPISELGPLPESATPLESPYVEAAGDGYRLRMPYWVRITRKGDRLTGEISPDGHEWATVGSDELPLGRHALVGLAFSSCLGVSEDYAETGTACFDNVTVEAGGTGWSVPEPRGGVSQVRAAADGSAVELEWRDHDLSGRYTVWRGDTERGPYRVLATGIAPIGFGTRTRFRDATGVPGRTYHYVVARSNTAGTGPRSRPVSAQMPQPSAAPALSVPKALYGNAAQPFRLVVRATGDPVRFTATGLPGGLTLDARTGLLSGTPAAAGEYSVQLAAENAKGSATAALALSVAAAPPAPWAYRDLGDVVHDERLLGTYGVAFVRAPGVTHHDNGVFTVRGAGVDLNVNGQGASAHFAYVPLTQDAELTARLTRPTGAPGRIGVVMAKSLNPFDLMAGTVVATGGSGVCQLIRRTKVAGSAPAVNGPSFSGGPVWLRLRRAGLVFTASVSGDGETWTTVGQDTLAAFGDAPYYAGLAVTSGSPDTLATAVFDQVTVRS